The region GACGGCGTCGGAGTCTAGCGAGGGCTCCATGTCCTCCGGGTAGTCGTGCCCGGTGAACGCGGCCCAGGCGATCTCCTGGATGGTCTTGCCCTGGCCGGTGCCCTTGACCGTGAACTGGCCCGCGTTGAACTCGATGTCCTCCTCGGAGGCCTCGAGCATGTGCGCGGCGATCTTCCTCGCCTTCGCGACGACCTTCCCCGCCGCCTTGACGATGGCGATGCCGCCGACGACGAGCGAGCGCGACCCGTAGGTGTCCAGGCCCTTCGGGGAGATCTGCGTGTCCCCGTGCAGGATCTCGACGTCCTCGAAGGGCACGCCGAGCTGGTCCGCGACGATCTGGCTGAACGCCGTCTCGTGGCCCTGCCCGTGCCCGGAGGCGCCGGTGACGACCTCGACCTTCCCGGTGGCCAGCATCCGGATGCTGGCGGCCTCCCAGCCACCCGCCCCGTAGCCCAGCGAGCCCAGCACGCGCGACGGCGCGAGCCCGCACATCTCGGTGAAGGTGGAGATGCCGATGCCGAGCTGGACCTTGTCGCCGTTGCGGCGGCGCTCCTCCTGCTCACGGCGCAGGCCGGCGTAGTCGAAGAGCTCGACGGCCTTGTCCGTGGCCTGCTCGTAGTTGCCCGAGTCGTAGGTGAGCCCGACGACCGTGGTGAACGGGAACTCCTCGTGCGTGATCCAGTTCTGCTTCCGCAGCTCGAGCGGGTCCCGGCCGAGCTCGACGGCCAGTTCGTCCATGATCCGCTCGATGGCGAACGTGGCCTCGGGACGCCCGGCACCGCGGTAGGCACCGGTCGGCGTCTTGGTGGTCAGCACCGTCGTGCAGGTGAACTTGTACGCCGGGATCTTGTAGATCGCGTTGAACATGAAGGCACCGAGCACCGGGACGCCGGGGCCGACGAGCTCCAGGTAGGCGCCCATGTCCGCGAGCAGCCTCACGTCCAGGCCGGTGACCGTGCCGTCCTTCTTGGCCGTGATCGTGATGTCCTGGATCTGGTCCCGGCCGTGGTGGGCCGCGAGCAGCGACTCCGACCGGGTCTCGGTCCACTTCACCGGCTTGCCGAGCTTCTGCGCCACGACCACGCACAGGAGCTCCTCGGGGGTGACGGACAGCTTGCCGCCGAACCCGCCGCCCACGTCGGGGGCGATGACCCGGAGCTTGCTCTCCGGGATGCCCAGCGTCGCCGTCGTCATCGTGCGCAGGACGTGCGGCACCTGGGTGGCCGAGTACATGACGATCTGCTCGCCGGTCGGGTCCACCACCGCGGAGCGCGGCTCCATGAACGCGGGGATGAGCCGCTGCTGGCGGAACCGGCGGCGGACGACGACGGAGTCCGGGTCCGCCTCGGCGGCGGCGATCGCGGCGTCGACGTCGTCGCCGGTGCCGGCGGCGCCCGCGTCGAAGACCCACACGTCGCTGACGTTGGTCTCCAGCGACGGGTGGACGAGGTCCGCGCCGTCGGCGACGGCGGCCTCCATGTCCAGCACCGGCGCGAGCGGCTCGTAGTCCGCCTCCACGAGGTCCGCGGCATCCCGCGCCTCGGCGGCCGAGCGGGCGAGCACCACCGCGATGCCCTCACCGGCGAAGTGCACGGTGTCGACGGCGAGCAGCGGACGCTGGGGCGCCTTCTCGTTCGGGGTGAGCGGCCAGACGTGCGGCAGGCCGATGCCCTCCGCGCCGAGGTCGGCGGCGGTGTAGACGCCGAAGACACCCGGGGAGGCCTCGGCGGCGGACTTGTCGATCCCGGTGATCGTCGCGTGGGCGATCGGGGACCGGACGACGTGCAGGAACAGCGTGCCGGTCGGGGTGATGGAGTCGGTGAAACGGGTTCGGCCGGTGATCAGACGCGCGTCTTCCTTGCGGGTCCGGGCCTTGCCGAATTCTGCCGTGGTGGGTTCGGCGGTCGTCGTCATGGTGTTCAGTTGCCTCCCGCGACGGGGGCCGGCGCCTCGGTCGGGACGGAGGCGCCCGGCTTCATGAGCTGCGCGGCGCGCTGCACCGAGCGGACGATGTTCTGGTAGCCGGTGCAGCGGCAGAGGTTGCCCTCGATGCCCTCGCGCACCTCGTGCTCGTCGGGGTCGGGGTTGTCCCCGAGCAGGTCGACGGCGGCCATGATCATGCCGGGCGTGCAGTAGCCGCACTGCAGGCCGTGGCACTCGTTGAAGGCGCTCTGCACGGGGTGCAGCTGGCCGTCGCGCGCGAGCCCCTCGATGGTGGTGACCTCGGTGCCGTCGGCCTGGACGGCCAGGACGGAGCAGGACTTCACGCTCTGCCCGTTCAGACTGACGGTGCAGGCACCGCAGTTGCTCGTGTCACAGCCGATGAGGGTGCCGGTCTTGCCCAGCCGCTCCCTCAGGTACTGCACCAGCAGCATGCGGGGCTCGACGTCGTCGGCGTAGTTCACGCCGTCGACGGTGACCCGGACCTGTGCCATGGAATCCACTCCTCGTCCGCGGCCGGCATCCCTGCCGGACCGCGCAGGACTTCCCGCGGGAACCGCGCACGCGTTGTGGCGGCGACCACATCTCACCGCCGATGATCGGCTCGTGCAACACGCCTGCGGCCGCGTTCGGGCCGCTCAGCCGGGCCGGGACCAGGGATCGACAGAAGCGCGGACGGGACGAATCCGCAGACGCGGGTAAATGTGCTCCACAACTCCGCAGCACCGACAAGCCTTTCCGCGATTTATCACCCGAGTGGACTAAGCCTGTCGGACGGCACCGTCCCCCACCAGAGGTCTCGTGACACCCGGCGGCGGGCTTGCGCGGCGCGCGGCGGGCCCCGTCGGCAGCAACGGAGCGGCCGTCCGGGCACGCAGGGCCCCCCACCAGAGCCCGCTTCCGTACGCCAGATCGTCCAACCGGTGGGCCACCACGTGCCCCAGCAGGCCGGGACGGACGGCGGCATCCCGGTCCCGATGGGCCCACCAGTCCCCGACGCCCTCGGCGAGCGCCGCGACGAGCACCGCCCGCCGGGCACGCGCCGAGAACGGGACCGCGAGCGCCGCGACGGGCCAGAAGTGCCGGGTGAGCCCGGACGCGAGCTGCAGGACCGCGCCGGCGAGCCCGAGACCCGTCAGCCGCGCCGCGGACGTCCGGGGATCCCGCAGCCGGCCCAGCTTGCGGGACAGCCGTTCCGTCGCGACGGCGGTGACGGCGGCCGCGCCCGCGTACGCCCAGCGGCGCTGCAGCAGGAGCAGCGCGCACACCACCGCGGACCACGGCGAGAGCACCATCGGCGGCACCGAACCGGGATGGCGCAGCGCGAGCGGCGCCGCGCCGGTGCCGTAGTAGGCCTTCCGCAGCCACCACGCGCTCGGATCGCTGCGGTGCTCGTGCGCCACCTCCGACGACGGCTCGTACCGCAGCCGCCAGCCCGCGGCGTGCAGGCGCAAGACCAGGTCGACGTCCTCGGCGACGTGCATCCGCTCGTCGAAGCCGGCCCCCAGCGCCTCCTTGCGCACGAGCAGTGCGGCGCTCGGGACGTACGCGACCCGGGAGCGCGGGACGACGAGCGCGGGGTCCGGGCCGAGGTCCAGCGAGGAACGGACGGCCTCGTAGCGGCCCAGGACGCCCCGGTGCGGCGGGAGGGCGACGATCCGCGGCGCGACGAGCGCGACCGCCGGGTCCCCGAGGTGCGCGAGCAGCGGCGCGAGCCAGCCGTCGAGCGGGACGACGTCGGAGTCCAGGAACGCGACCAGCGGGGTCGTGGCCGCGGCGAGTCCGGCGTTGCGGGCGGCGGCGGGCCCCTTCGAGCGCCCGTGCCGGACGACCTCGCCGCCGGCGGCGTGCACCTCGTGCGCGAGGAACTCGGGGTCCGCGCTGCCGTCGTCGACCACGATCAGGCCGCCGAGGCCCGCGGGCAGCGCGGCGAGGAGGCGGCCGAGCGGCCGGTCCTTGACCGGGACGACGACCGTCACGTCCCCGACGTCCGGGGCACCGGGCTGCGGCAGGGTCGGGTGGGCGAGCCCGGCGTCGAGCAGGGTCCGGGCCAGGGCCGTGGAGACGGGGTCCCGGGCGGTGAGGGTCTGCGCGGCGCCGAGGGCCGCGCGGGCCGCGGGACGCAGGTGCACCAGGCGCGGCGGGGCGCCGCCGAGGAGCGCCGCGCCGCCGTCCGCGCCGGGGAGCCGGCGGACACGACGGTCCAGCGCGACCCGGAAGCCGTCGGGGAGCCGCGTCGCCGCGGGACCGGTACTCACCGCAGGATCCTCACATGTCGGCGGCCGGTCGTGGCACCCTCGTCCCGTGTCCGCGTCGTCTGATGTAGCGGGTCCGGTGCTCCCCCGGTACGGCGAGCGCTCGCTCGCGGAGGTGCTGCCCGCCCTCGCCCACGCGATCGGCGTGCCCGGGATCGGGGCGGTGCCCGACCTCGGGCTGCCGCCCGTGCGCGCTGCCGGGCTCCTGCTCGTCGACGGGCTGGGGGCGGAGCTGCTCGCGGCGCATCCCGCCGACGCGCCGTTCCTGACCTCCCTCGCGACGGCGGATCCGCTGACCGTCGGCTTCCCGTCGAGCACGTCGATCAGCCTGGCGTCGCTGGGGACGGGCCTGCCGCCGGGCGGCCACGGGATGGTCGGGATCAGCTTCCGGGCCGCGGGGGAGGCGCTGCTGGACTCGCTGAAGTGGAGCTCCTACGGCGAGCCGGATCCCGTCGACCTGCGGGAGTTCCTGCCGCCCGAGCACGTCCAGCCGTGGCCGACGATCCTGCAGCGCGCCGCGGCCGAGGGCGTCCACGTGACGTCGGTGTCCCCCGCCGAGTTCCGCGGGTCCGGCCTGACCCGGGCCGCGCTGCGCGGCGGGATCTACCACGGCGTCCACGCGCTGGGCGATCTCGCGGCGGGCGTGATCGAGTCCCTGGCCGGGCCCGGACAGCGGCTCTGCTACGCCTACCACGCGCATCTCGACTCGCTCGGCCACCTGCACGGCCCGGGCACGCTGCCGTGGCGGCTGCAGCTCCGGCAGGTCGACCGGCTCGTCGAGACGATCGTCGAGCACCTCCCGCCGGACGCGCTGCTCGCGATCACCGGGGACCACGGGATGGTCCGGCTCACCCGGCACTACGACGCGGACGTGCTCGGCGGGCTACAGCACGGCGTCCGCCTGCTGGGTGGCGACCCGCGCAGCCGGCACGTCTACACCGAGCCCGGCGCCGAGGCGGACGTCCTCGCCACCTGGCGCGGCGTCCTCGGCGACGACGCGTGGGTCGTCACCCGGGACGAGGCCGTCGCCGCGGGCTGGTTCGGCGCGCTGGGTGATTACGTCGCCCCGCGGATCGGGGACGTGGTCGTCGCGATGCGGGGCACGGCGGGCGTGACCCGCACGGCCGCGGAGCCGACGATCTCCACCCTCCCGGGCCAGCACGGCTCCCTCAGCCCCGCCGAACAGCTCGTCCCCTTCCTCGTCGCTCACCCCGGCTGACCCGCGAGCCGCGACCCGAACCCCCGCGAGTCGCGATGTGGAACCAGGCGAGTCGCGATGTGGAACCGGGCGAGTCGCGATCTGGGGCCCCGCCAGCCGTCTGGCTCACAAGGCGGCCGCGCTGCTCCCTTACGCGGCTCGGCCGGCTCTACCGCGCGGCTCGCCCGGCACCGAGACCCGACTCGCTCGGCTTCAGAGCGCGACTCGCCCGGCTTCAGAGCCCGACTCGCCCGGCTTCAGAACGCGACTCGCGGGCGGGTCAGAACGGGAGGCGGGCGGTCTTCTCGTCCGGGGCCCAGGTGTGGATCGCGGCCGCCACGGCGGTGGTGATCGCGGTCAGGAGGGCGTGCCCCTCGTCCGCGCCGGCGCCCGTCGGGTCGCCGAGGATGCCGTTCGGGCTGACCGCGGCCACGCCGCAAGCCCGCATCCGGGGCAGCAGCTCCCGGAGCGGCTCGGTGGCGCCTGGGGCCGCGGCGTCCTCCCGGACGGTCCCCGGGCTCAGGGCGAGCATCAGGGAGGTCTCGGTCCGCCCGGCGTGGGCGTCGCCGGAGACCCCCGGCGCCATGCACGGGACCCAGGCGGCGTCGCGGCCCTCGTAGCGCAGCAGCGTCACCGCCTCGACGAGCGACCCCACGTTGCCGCCGTGCCCGTTGACGAACACCAGCCGCGACGCCCACCGGCACGCCGACCGCCCGAGCTCGACGAGCAGCAGCCGCAGCGCCTCGTGCCCGATCGACACAGTGCCGGGGAACCCCTCGTGCTCGCCCGCCGCGCCGTACGGGACGGCGGGCGCCACGACCAGCGTGGGATCGTCCCCGACCACCCGGCGCGCCACCGCCTCGGCGATCGCGACATCTGTGAAGAGCGGCAGGTGCGGCCCGTGCTGCTCCACCGACCCGACGGGCACGACGAGCGTCCGCGCCGGTCCGTCGCGGACGTCGGTCCAGGTCAGGTCAGCGATGTCGGCCATTCACCCCTCCGTCCACAGAGTTGTCCACAGGTGGATGAGTGGTGTGGACGCTGTGGATGATCCTCACAGGTTCACCGCGACCCGGTGCCCGTCGACGACCGCGGCCTCGATCCGGCGTGGGGCGAGGCAGTCCCCGATCCGGTGCACCGGGAGCGGGCCGTCGCGGAGCTCGGACCACAGCTCGTCCGCGGGCTCGGTCGGGACCGCGCAGACCAGCGCGTCGACCTCCCGTTCCTCGAGGGCGCCGGTCGGGTGGTGCAGCACCCGGACCCGCATCCGAGCTCCGCCGGTCTCCACGTCCAGTACCACCCGGTCCGTCGACGACCGGATCCCCGCGGCGTGCGCCCGGCGGCGGAAGTTCTCCCGGTCCAGGGTGATCCCGAGGTCCTGCCCCACGACCATCCCGGGCGTCGTGATCTCGACCGCGCAGCCCTGCGCGGCGAGCAGCTCGGCGGTCGAGGTGGCCTGGTGGAAGCCCAGCTCGTCGTAGAGCAGCACGTCACCGGACGGGGACGCCGCGCCGGAGAGCACGTCGTGCACGCTCACGGCGCCGGGCCAGCGCGGCGCGGCGGGACGGGATC is a window of Pseudonocardia sp. T1-2H DNA encoding:
- the mftE gene encoding mycofactocin biosynthesis peptidyl-dipeptidase MftE is translated as MADIADLTWTDVRDGPARTLVVPVGSVEQHGPHLPLFTDVAIAEAVARRVVGDDPTLVVAPAVPYGAAGEHEGFPGTVSIGHEALRLLLVELGRSACRWASRLVFVNGHGGNVGSLVEAVTLLRYEGRDAAWVPCMAPGVSGDAHAGRTETSLMLALSPGTVREDAAAPGATEPLRELLPRMRACGVAAVSPNGILGDPTGAGADEGHALLTAITTAVAAAIHTWAPDEKTARLPF
- a CDS encoding alkaline phosphatase family protein; protein product: MSASSDVAGPVLPRYGERSLAEVLPALAHAIGVPGIGAVPDLGLPPVRAAGLLLVDGLGAELLAAHPADAPFLTSLATADPLTVGFPSSTSISLASLGTGLPPGGHGMVGISFRAAGEALLDSLKWSSYGEPDPVDLREFLPPEHVQPWPTILQRAAAEGVHVTSVSPAEFRGSGLTRAALRGGIYHGVHALGDLAAGVIESLAGPGQRLCYAYHAHLDSLGHLHGPGTLPWRLQLRQVDRLVETIVEHLPPDALLAITGDHGMVRLTRHYDADVLGGLQHGVRLLGGDPRSRHVYTEPGAEADVLATWRGVLGDDAWVVTRDEAVAAGWFGALGDYVAPRIGDVVVAMRGTAGVTRTAAEPTISTLPGQHGSLSPAEQLVPFLVAHPG
- the mftF gene encoding mycofactocin biosynthesis glycosyltransferase MftF (Members of this protein family, MftF, are glycosyltransferases, members of PF00535 (glycosyl transferase family 2). The encoding gene is found as part of the mycofactocin cassette, in Mycobacterium tuberculosis, many other Actinobacteria, and occasional members of other lineages. Mycofactocin itself, a putative redox carrier, is a heavily modified derivative of the C-terminal Val-Tyr dipeptide of the mycofactocin precursor MftA (TIGR03969).), whose product is MSTGPAATRLPDGFRVALDRRVRRLPGADGGAALLGGAPPRLVHLRPAARAALGAAQTLTARDPVSTALARTLLDAGLAHPTLPQPGAPDVGDVTVVVPVKDRPLGRLLAALPAGLGGLIVVDDGSADPEFLAHEVHAAGGEVVRHGRSKGPAAARNAGLAAATTPLVAFLDSDVVPLDGWLAPLLAHLGDPAVALVAPRIVALPPHRGVLGRYEAVRSSLDLGPDPALVVPRSRVAYVPSAALLVRKEALGAGFDERMHVAEDVDLVLRLHAAGWRLRYEPSSEVAHEHRSDPSAWWLRKAYYGTGAAPLALRHPGSVPPMVLSPWSAVVCALLLLQRRWAYAGAAAVTAVATERLSRKLGRLRDPRTSAARLTGLGLAGAVLQLASGLTRHFWPVAALAVPFSARARRAVLVAALAEGVGDWWAHRDRDAAVRPGLLGHVVAHRLDDLAYGSGLWWGALRARTAAPLLPTGPAARRASPPPGVTRPLVGDGAVRQA
- a CDS encoding xanthine dehydrogenase family protein molybdopterin-binding subunit, which translates into the protein MTTTAEPTTAEFGKARTRKEDARLITGRTRFTDSITPTGTLFLHVVRSPIAHATITGIDKSAAEASPGVFGVYTAADLGAEGIGLPHVWPLTPNEKAPQRPLLAVDTVHFAGEGIAVVLARSAAEARDAADLVEADYEPLAPVLDMEAAVADGADLVHPSLETNVSDVWVFDAGAAGTGDDVDAAIAAAEADPDSVVVRRRFRQQRLIPAFMEPRSAVVDPTGEQIVMYSATQVPHVLRTMTTATLGIPESKLRVIAPDVGGGFGGKLSVTPEELLCVVVAQKLGKPVKWTETRSESLLAAHHGRDQIQDITITAKKDGTVTGLDVRLLADMGAYLELVGPGVPVLGAFMFNAIYKIPAYKFTCTTVLTTKTPTGAYRGAGRPEATFAIERIMDELAVELGRDPLELRKQNWITHEEFPFTTVVGLTYDSGNYEQATDKAVELFDYAGLRREQEERRRNGDKVQLGIGISTFTEMCGLAPSRVLGSLGYGAGGWEAASIRMLATGKVEVVTGASGHGQGHETAFSQIVADQLGVPFEDVEILHGDTQISPKGLDTYGSRSLVVGGIAIVKAAGKVVAKARKIAAHMLEASEEDIEFNAGQFTVKGTGQGKTIQEIAWAAFTGHDYPEDMEPSLDSDAVYDPENFSYPHGTHLAAIEVDTETGHVDLRHYVCVDDIGTVVNPLIAEGQVHGGLAQGIAQALFEEANYDEQGTLVNGTFVDYTLPSAADLPSFTTATVETPATSNPLGVKGVGEAGTIASTPAIVNGVIDAIRHLGVREVEMPCTSQRVWRAIQDAQGKATQETPVDTHSPGAGLGSIDPNNPQGEVQ
- a CDS encoding (2Fe-2S)-binding protein — protein: MAQVRVTVDGVNYADDVEPRMLLVQYLRERLGKTGTLIGCDTSNCGACTVSLNGQSVKSCSVLAVQADGTEVTTIEGLARDGQLHPVQSAFNECHGLQCGYCTPGMIMAAVDLLGDNPDPDEHEVREGIEGNLCRCTGYQNIVRSVQRAAQLMKPGASVPTEAPAPVAGGN